In the genome of Leptospira dzoumogneensis, one region contains:
- a CDS encoding UbiX family flavin prenyltransferase: MNEDKPLRLVLAMAGASGSIYAARFLKALMEIPGETWFVPSPAAIRVFKEEYEANVQTGEDVLEFVRKKWDPKQNHKFHLRKFEDIGADIASGSNIWDGMVVLPCSMKTVAAIRTGITENLIERAADVTLKERRKLILVPRETPYNRIHLENMLALHDAGAIIAPASPGFYQMPQSLEDLGDFMATRIFRLLGRELDLYPRWSPEKD; the protein is encoded by the coding sequence ATGAACGAGGATAAACCGTTAAGACTGGTACTTGCAATGGCTGGGGCAAGCGGTTCCATTTATGCTGCCAGATTTTTAAAAGCACTTATGGAAATTCCGGGAGAAACTTGGTTCGTTCCAAGCCCGGCTGCTATTCGAGTTTTTAAAGAAGAATATGAGGCAAATGTTCAAACAGGAGAAGATGTCCTGGAGTTTGTACGTAAAAAATGGGATCCTAAACAAAATCATAAATTCCATCTCAGGAAATTCGAAGATATAGGAGCTGATATTGCTTCCGGTTCTAATATTTGGGATGGGATGGTTGTACTACCCTGCTCTATGAAAACCGTTGCTGCAATTCGTACAGGTATCACTGAAAATTTAATTGAAAGAGCGGCTGACGTAACCTTAAAGGAAAGAAGAAAGCTGATCTTAGTTCCCAGGGAAACTCCTTATAATCGGATCCATTTGGAGAATATGTTAGCTCTTCATGATGCAGGTGCGATCATCGCTCCTGCTTCTCCCGGTTTTTACCAAATGCCTCAAAGTTTAGAAGACCTGGGAGATTTTATGGCTACTAGGATTTTCAGGCTTTTAGGAAGAGAGTTAGATCTATATCCACGCTGGAGCCCGGAAAAAGACTAA